One region of Pagrus major chromosome 7, Pma_NU_1.0 genomic DNA includes:
- the LOC140999392 gene encoding deoxynucleoside triphosphate triphosphohydrolase SAMHD1-like, with translation MATTSESSSEKEETIFQGKVFNDPIHGHLELHPLLVKIIDTSEFQRLRFIKQLGGAYFVYPGASHNRFEHSIGVAHLAGELLRALRTRQPELGITDEDILCVQIAGLCHDLGHGPFSHLFDGNFIAKQRPEKKWKHEKASIEMFDHLVKENDLEAEMKKWGLDPTKDLEFIREMIYGPLDTEDTQDNGRPYEGRSEDKSFLYEIVSNKRNGIDVDKFDYFARDFHHLGMKNNFDYRRFFHFARVCEVDGEKQICVRDKEAGNIYDMFHTRYYLHRRACQHKVHTNIEAMITDAFVKADEHIKIKVSGGGVFTLSTAIDDMKAYTKLTDRVFEKILFSSSTKLREAQQILKRIISRDLYKFLGEMQTNTPTSLPKDVRNAWKEELKKPLTDGLNPEDFVDLVITLDYGMEDKDPVDHTNFYSKNNPDKAVKLPREKVSQLLPTNFSETIIRFYYKKTDETSVSAAKKHFEQWKKNQEVKM, from the exons ATGGCTACAACTTCTGAAAGCTCGTCAGAGAAGGAAGAGACAATCTTCCAAGGCAAG GTGTTTAATGATCCCATCCACGGGCATTTGGAGTTGCACCCACTTCTCGTCAAAATCATTGACACGTCAGAGTTCCAGAGACTTCGATTCATCAAGCAACTTGGGGGGGCCTACTTTGTTTACCCTGGAGCATCCCACAACCGCTTCGAACACTCCATTGG GGTGGCACACTTGGCAGGAGAGCTTCTGCGAGCTCTGAGAACACGGCAGCCGGAGCTCGGGATCACTGATGAAGACATCCTTTGTGTGCAGATTGCTGGTCTCTGCCATGACCTGG GACATGGGCCCTTTTCCCATCTGTTTGATGGAAATTTCATCGCCAaacaacgtccagaaaagaagTGGAAG CATGAGAAGGCCTCTATAGAAATGTTTGACCACCTGGTGAAAGAAAATGACCTGGAGGCGGAGATGAAGAAGTGGGGCCTGGACCCTACCAAGGACCTGGAATTCATCAGAGAAATGATTTACGGGCCTCTGGACACTGAAGACACTCAGGACAATGGA AGGCCATATGAAGGTCGGTCAGAGGACAAGTCCTTCCTCTATGAAATCGTGTCCAACAAAAGAAATGGCATTGATGTGGACAAGTTTGACTACTTTGCCAG GGACTTCCACCACCTGGGCATGAAGAACAACTTTGACTATCGCCGCTTCTTCCACTTTGCCAGGGTGTGTGAGGTGGACGGCGAGAAGCAGATCTGTGTTAGAGACAAG GAGGCGGGCAATATCTATGACATGTTCCACACAAGGTACTATCTCCACAGGAGAGCCTGCCAACACAAAGTGCACACGAACATAGAGGCTAT GATCACAGATGCTTTTGTAAAAGCAGATGAGCACATCAAGATTAAAGTCTCAGGAGGCGGGGTGttcactctctccacagccaTAGATGATATGAAGGCCTACACCAAGCTGACAG ATCGTGTGTTTGAGAAAAtactcttctcttcctccaccaAACTAAGAGAGGCTCAGCAGATTCTGAAGAGGATCATCTCTCGAGACCTCTACAAGTTTCTGGGGGAAATGCAGACTAATACACC CACCTCCCTCCCTAAGGATGTGAGAAATGCTTGGAAGGAGGAATTGAAGAAACCGCTTACTGATGGATTGAATCCAGAGGACTTTGTAGATTTG GTCATTACTCTGGACTATGGGATGGAAGACAAGGACCCTGTGGATCATACGAATTTCTACAGCAAGAACAACCCAGACAAGGCAGTCAAGCTCCCCAGAGAGAAG GTGTCCCAACTTCTCCCAACAAACTTTTCTGAGACGATAATCAGGTTTTACTACAAGAAGACTGATGAAACAAGTGTGAGCGCTGCCAAGAAACACTTTGAGCAGTGGAAGAAAAATCAAGAG GTAAAGATGTAG
- the LOC140999393 gene encoding deoxynucleoside triphosphate triphosphohydrolase SAMHD1-like, whose translation MATTSESSSEKEETIFQGKVFNDPIHGHLELHPLLVKIIDTPQFQRLRFIKQLGGAYFVYPGASHNRFEHSIGVAHLAGELVRALRTRQPELGITDEDILCVQIAGLCHDLGHGPFSHLYENLFLLQHEKASIEMFDYLVKDNKVEEEMKKSGLDPTKDLDFIKEMIYGPLDTEVVQDNEWPYKGRSEDKSFLYEIVSNKRNGIDVDKFDYFARDCHHLGMKNNFDYHRFFHFARVCEVDGKKQICVRDKEEGNIYDMFHTRYQLHKSAYQHKVTKIIEAMITDAFVKADEHIKIESSEGKIFTLSTAIDDMEAYTKLTDRVFEQILFSSSTELKEAKQILMRIISRDLYMFLEEEKKPTKVITLDYGMKDENPVDRMNFYSKKNPDKADKLPKEKVKM comes from the exons ATGGCTACAACTTCTGAAAGCTCGTCAGAGAAGGAAGAGACAATCTTCCAAGGCAAG GTGTTTAATGATCCCATCCACGGGCATTTGGAGTTGCACCCACTTCTCGTCAAAATCATTGACACGCCACAGTTCCAGAGACTTCGATTCATCAAGCAGCTTGGGGGGGCCTACTTTGTTTACCCTGGAGCATCCCACAACCGCTTCGAACACTCCATTGG GGTGGCACACTTGGCAGGAGAGCTTGTACGAGCTCTGAGAACACGGCAGCCGGAGCTCGGGATCACTGATGAAGACATCCTTTGTGTGCAGATTGCTGGTCTCTGCCATGACCTGG GACATGGGCCCTTTTCCCATCTGTATGAAAA tctgtttctgttgcagCATGAGAAGGCCTCTATAGAAATGTTTGACTACCTGGTGAAAGACAATAAGGtggaggaagagatgaagaagTCGGGCCTGGACCCTACCAAGGACCTGGACTTCATCAAAGAAATGATTTACGGGCCTCTGGACACTGAAGTTGTTCAAGACAACGAA TGGCCATATAAAGGTCGGTCAGAGGACAAGTCCTTCCTCTATGAAATCGTGTCCAACAAAAGAAATGGCATTGATGTGGACAAGTTTGACTACTTTGCCAG ggacTGCCACCACCTGGGCATGAAGAACAACTTTGACTATCACCGCTTCTTCCACTTTGCCAGGGTGTGTGAGGTGGACGGCAAGAAGCAGATCTGTGTTAGAGACAAG GAGGAGGGCAATATCTATGACATGTTCCACACAAGGTACCAACTCCACAAGAGCGCCTACCAACACAAAGTGACCAAGATCATAGAGGCTAT GATCACAGACGCTTTTGTAAAAGCAGACGAGCACATCAAGATTGAAAGCTCAGAAGGAAAGATcttcactctctccacagccaTAGATGATATGGAGGCCTACACCAAGCTGACAG ATCGTGTGTTTGAGCAAAtactcttctcttcctccaccgAACTAAAAGAGGCTAAGCAGATTCTGATGAGGATCATCTCTCGAGATCTCTACATGTttctggaggaagaaaagaaaccCACCAAG GTCATTACTCTGGACTATGGGATGAAAGACGAGAACCCTGTGGATCGTATGAACTTCTACAGCAAGAAAAACCCAGACAAGGCAGACAAGCTCCCCAAAGAGAAG GTAAAGATGTAG